From the genome of Halorussus caseinilyticus, one region includes:
- a CDS encoding DUF2249 domain-containing protein — MTTRAPPNDSTGHDDADDRPARDGRPARELDAREIDGPPFGTIASALSDLGDGETLVLYNGFDPEPLYAVLDRRGFDHETERVGPDEWRVEITRR; from the coding sequence ATGACCACGCGCGCCCCTCCCAACGACTCCACAGGTCACGACGACGCGGACGACCGGCCCGCGCGAGACGGCCGACCCGCGCGCGAACTCGACGCGCGGGAAATCGACGGTCCGCCGTTCGGGACCATCGCGTCGGCGCTGTCGGACCTCGGCGACGGCGAGACGCTGGTCCTCTACAACGGCTTCGACCCCGAACCGCTCTACGCGGTCCTCGACCGGCGCGGCTTCGACCACGAGACCGAACGGGTCGGACCCGACGAGTGGCGGGTGGAGATAACGCGGCGATGA
- a CDS encoding DUF7384 family protein, which yields MPETPETNPARIVADADVLVADLLVGGAAREAMDAIRGHSWVELVASDHLLDDAEAVIRDLADADLAAAWRERIEDLHVGVEHPAGDHPALASAYRGQAAHVLSYDEGLRGPETSATFGSRLNLSVKTPEGFAALFDAESLYEAVEGGEYPGPDRNPRV from the coding sequence ATGCCTGAGACGCCCGAGACGAACCCGGCCCGCATCGTCGCGGACGCCGACGTGCTGGTCGCGGACCTGCTCGTCGGCGGGGCGGCGCGCGAGGCGATGGACGCGATTCGGGGCCACTCGTGGGTCGAACTCGTCGCCAGCGACCACCTGCTCGACGACGCCGAGGCCGTGATTCGGGACCTCGCGGACGCCGACCTCGCGGCGGCGTGGCGCGAGCGAATCGAGGACCTGCACGTGGGGGTCGAACACCCCGCGGGCGACCACCCGGCGCTGGCGAGCGCGTATCGGGGACAGGCCGCGCACGTCCTGAGCTACGACGAGGGGCTTCGCGGTCCCGAGACCAGCGCGACGTTCGGGTCGCGGTTGAACCTGAGCGTCAAGACGCCCGAGGGGTTCGCGGCGCTGTTCGACGCCGAGTCGCTGTACGAGGCCGTCGAGGGCGGGGAGTATCCGGGACCGGACCGGAACCCGCGGGTCTGA
- a CDS encoding GNAT family N-acetyltransferase: MTTVRDLAPDDAPELTALYEEYDWWEDREVARVRDALAGTEVAVGIEDEGNLVAAARVLTDYNYYATVFDVIVAADRRGDGLGETLMEALTDHPDLQSVPGLSLLCREGLVPFYESVGFEVFGPEYEIPEGGTEELVRMTYAHDDS; the protein is encoded by the coding sequence ATGACGACGGTCCGCGACCTCGCGCCGGACGACGCGCCGGAACTGACCGCGCTCTACGAGGAGTACGACTGGTGGGAGGACCGCGAGGTGGCGAGGGTCCGCGATGCGCTGGCCGGGACGGAAGTCGCGGTCGGTATCGAAGACGAGGGGAACCTCGTCGCCGCGGCGCGGGTCCTGACCGACTACAACTACTACGCCACCGTCTTCGACGTTATCGTGGCCGCCGACCGGCGGGGCGACGGTCTCGGCGAGACACTGATGGAGGCGCTCACCGACCACCCCGACCTCCAGTCGGTGCCGGGTCTCTCGCTCCTGTGCCGGGAGGGTCTGGTCCCCTTCTACGAGTCGGTCGGTTTCGAGGTGTTCGGTCCCGAGTACGAGATTCCGGAGGGCGGCACCGAGGAACTCGTCCGGATGACCTACGCCCACGACGACTCGTGA
- a CDS encoding LEA type 2 family protein, with amino-acid sequence MSLVGGTLGKVAAVLAAGLVVSAAGLGAAVSAGVVSLQPPSVESVENQWGEVSQERTGIQTKIVVNNPNEVGVPGVAGVSYDVAMNDVTVAEGSSGGVSLSPGRNEVTLRTDIDNEKIPAWWASHINNGEKTTVSVRPSVEASVLSKGLPDRDRTFETDMLSSFDSDTAQSVQFGNETLMTVEETEASWGQATAERTPLRFAGTVSNPNGAPITFSKVGYEVSMNDVTVAEGTTEDGIEIAGESTETIRINSTLDNRKLDDWWVSHLRNDEQTTLDVSVFAVAETDEGTRRVPLPFMSQQVVFETDILAGGQATTRAVAPSDGFGFEPPAVESVEREWSETDSGTRFATNVVIDNPNGANSTLAGTTLDAQYRLSLNDVQLVDDGTETTLEPGRNELGFSGEVSDRTTKQWWISHVENGEKTALTTEGRAVADLGFASLPVPLPEQNRTFETDMLGGFAQTDQPVSVRGQTVASLHDMKAGWGDPTMDRTPMEISGDITNERSRPLTVVKFGYEVRANDVVLADNESHVGTTIPGRTTRSIETTGYLDNDKIPSWWVSHLERGEQTELDVSYYAVVEYRGQQFRVELDSMSYTDTIETNAFGAA; translated from the coding sequence GTGAGTCTCGTCGGGGGAACGCTCGGCAAGGTCGCCGCGGTCCTCGCGGCCGGACTGGTCGTCTCGGCCGCGGGTCTCGGCGCGGCGGTCTCCGCGGGCGTCGTGAGCCTCCAACCGCCATCGGTCGAATCGGTCGAGAACCAGTGGGGCGAAGTCTCCCAAGAGCGCACGGGCATCCAGACTAAAATCGTCGTGAACAACCCGAACGAGGTCGGAGTCCCCGGCGTGGCAGGGGTCTCCTACGACGTGGCGATGAACGACGTGACGGTCGCGGAGGGGTCCAGCGGCGGCGTCTCGCTGTCGCCCGGCCGAAACGAAGTGACGCTCCGGACCGACATCGACAACGAGAAGATACCGGCGTGGTGGGCCAGCCACATCAACAACGGCGAGAAGACGACGGTCTCCGTCCGGCCGTCGGTCGAGGCGTCGGTCCTCTCGAAGGGCTTGCCCGACCGCGACCGGACCTTCGAGACCGACATGCTCTCGTCGTTCGACAGCGACACCGCGCAGTCGGTCCAGTTCGGCAACGAGACGCTCATGACCGTCGAGGAGACCGAGGCCTCGTGGGGCCAAGCGACCGCCGAACGGACGCCGCTCCGGTTCGCCGGGACGGTCAGCAATCCCAACGGCGCGCCCATCACGTTCTCGAAAGTCGGCTACGAGGTGTCGATGAACGACGTGACGGTCGCGGAGGGCACCACCGAGGACGGTATCGAGATTGCGGGCGAGTCCACCGAGACCATCCGCATCAACTCGACGCTCGACAACCGGAAACTCGACGACTGGTGGGTCAGCCACCTCCGGAACGACGAGCAGACGACTCTCGACGTGTCGGTGTTCGCGGTGGCCGAGACAGACGAGGGCACTCGTCGCGTCCCGCTTCCGTTCATGAGCCAACAGGTGGTCTTCGAGACCGACATCCTCGCTGGCGGGCAGGCGACGACCCGAGCGGTCGCACCGAGCGACGGATTCGGGTTCGAACCGCCAGCGGTCGAGTCGGTCGAGCGCGAGTGGTCCGAGACCGACTCGGGCACCCGGTTCGCCACGAACGTCGTGATTGACAACCCCAACGGCGCGAACTCGACGCTCGCTGGCACGACGCTCGACGCCCAGTACCGACTCTCGCTCAACGACGTGCAACTCGTGGACGACGGCACGGAGACGACGCTCGAACCCGGCCGCAACGAACTGGGCTTCTCGGGCGAGGTCAGCGACCGGACCACCAAGCAGTGGTGGATTAGCCACGTCGAGAACGGCGAGAAGACCGCGCTGACGACCGAGGGCCGCGCCGTCGCGGACCTCGGGTTCGCCAGCCTGCCGGTTCCGCTCCCCGAGCAGAACCGGACGTTCGAGACCGACATGCTCGGCGGGTTCGCACAGACCGACCAACCGGTCTCGGTTCGCGGGCAGACGGTCGCCAGCCTCCACGACATGAAGGCCGGGTGGGGCGACCCGACGATGGACCGGACGCCGATGGAGATTTCGGGCGACATCACCAACGAGCGGTCCCGACCGCTGACGGTCGTGAAGTTCGGCTACGAGGTCCGGGCCAACGACGTTGTGCTGGCCGACAACGAGTCGCACGTCGGCACGACGATTCCGGGTCGGACGACCCGGAGCATCGAGACCACGGGCTATCTCGACAACGACAAGATACCTTCGTGGTGGGTCAGCCACCTCGAACGCGGCGAGCAGACCGAGTTGGACGTGTCCTACTACGCCGTGGTCGAGTACCGCGGCCAGCAGTTCCGAGTCGAACTCGACTCGATGAGCTACACCGACACCATCGAGACGAACGCCTTCGGCGCGGCGTAG
- a CDS encoding ABC transporter ATP-binding protein: MSLDVSVSAAFTAEGADRFEVAADLSVADGETLVVLGPSGSGKSLLLETVAGFHDHEGQVAVSGRDLTDASPEERGLGFVFQDYALFPHMTVRENVAFGGKYHETRDPDDLLAEFGVSDLAERYPPTLSGGESQRVALARALAVRPDAFLLDEPLSALDVPTRQTLREVLADVLADETAMYVTHNRTTARAIADRVAVIRDGEIVQVGTPEAVFERPDSPFAARFTGANCLELADGALAVPGGRLDFGDGGNGTHLAVRPEHVAIDSTDADFSASVERVVREDGRYRLALDVSGQRLDAYAPEPPEDGEVAVALPRDRVTVLSA, encoded by the coding sequence GTGAGCCTCGACGTGTCGGTCTCGGCGGCCTTCACCGCCGAGGGCGCGGACCGCTTCGAGGTGGCCGCCGACCTCTCGGTCGCCGACGGCGAGACGCTGGTCGTCCTCGGGCCGAGCGGGTCGGGCAAGAGCCTCCTGCTCGAAACCGTCGCCGGGTTCCACGACCACGAGGGTCAGGTCGCGGTCTCCGGGCGCGACCTGACCGACGCCTCGCCGGAGGAGCGCGGACTCGGCTTCGTCTTTCAGGACTACGCGCTGTTCCCCCACATGACGGTCCGGGAGAACGTCGCCTTCGGAGGCAAGTACCACGAGACCCGCGACCCCGACGACTTGCTCGCGGAGTTCGGCGTTTCTGACCTCGCCGAGCGCTACCCGCCGACGCTCTCGGGCGGCGAGTCCCAGCGAGTCGCCCTCGCCCGCGCGCTTGCGGTCCGGCCCGACGCCTTCCTGCTGGACGAACCCCTCTCGGCGCTCGACGTGCCGACCCGCCAGACGCTCCGTGAGGTGCTGGCGGACGTGCTGGCCGACGAGACGGCGATGTACGTCACACACAACCGGACCACCGCGCGGGCCATCGCCGACCGGGTGGCGGTCATCCGGGACGGCGAAATCGTCCAAGTCGGCACCCCGGAAGCGGTCTTCGAGCGCCCCGACTCGCCCTTCGCCGCCCGGTTCACGGGCGCGAACTGCCTCGAACTCGCCGACGGCGCGCTGGCGGTCCCCGGCGGCAGGTTGGACTTCGGCGACGGAGGGAACGGGACCCACCTCGCGGTCCGTCCCGAACACGTCGCAATCGACTCGACCGACGCCGACTTCTCGGCGTCGGTCGAGCGCGTGGTCCGCGAGGACGGCCGGTACCGACTCGCGCTCGACGTGTCGGGCCAGCGACTCGACGCTTACGCCCCCGAACCACCCGAAGACGGCGAGGTCGCGGTCGCGCTCCCGCGCGACCGCGTGACCGTGCTGTCGGCCTGA
- a CDS encoding ABC transporter permease: MSTDAETRSGDAPAPTRTTDSADERLVGRIGTGTAILAVCSVQLVAFAAALAVGYPGAYAGFAVVSAGAIAAYRNRGAFGVLAATLGTVLLVALGLPLLMLVARQDPALVAEMAADPAVRQALYLSVYAPLLAAIASVALGVPLALVLARGFPGQELVESLVDLPLVVPHSVAGLAILFGFGKGGAFGGVSFTVPVIDFTFEFAVLQTMLGMVLAMTFVSAPFAVNAAREAFESVPTRVEWAARTLGANRFETFRRVTAPLAWRGVLTGGVLAWARAVSEFGAVAIVAYSVEFFYLPKGESLTAQHAPVFIYNTYLSAGLDESGAVATILLALSAAIFLLVRTVAYDDGGWP; the protein is encoded by the coding sequence GTGAGTACCGACGCCGAGACCCGGAGCGGCGACGCGCCCGCCCCGACGCGAACGACCGATTCGGCCGACGAGCGACTCGTCGGCCGAATCGGGACCGGAACCGCGATTCTGGCGGTCTGCTCGGTCCAACTCGTCGCGTTCGCCGCGGCGCTCGCGGTCGGCTACCCCGGCGCGTACGCCGGGTTCGCGGTCGTCTCTGCGGGCGCTATCGCGGCCTACCGGAACCGGGGCGCTTTCGGCGTCCTCGCGGCCACGCTCGGCACCGTCCTGTTGGTCGCACTCGGTCTCCCCCTGCTGATGCTGGTCGCCCGGCAGGACCCCGCGCTGGTCGCGGAGATGGCCGCCGACCCCGCGGTCCGACAGGCGCTCTATCTCTCGGTGTACGCGCCGCTTCTGGCCGCCATCGCCAGCGTCGCGCTCGGAGTCCCGCTGGCGCTCGTCCTCGCCCGCGGCTTTCCGGGCCAAGAGCTGGTCGAGAGTCTGGTGGACCTGCCCCTCGTGGTCCCCCACAGCGTGGCGGGACTCGCCATCCTCTTCGGGTTCGGGAAGGGCGGCGCGTTCGGCGGCGTCAGTTTCACCGTCCCGGTCATCGACTTCACCTTCGAGTTCGCGGTCCTCCAGACCATGCTCGGGATGGTGCTGGCGATGACGTTCGTCTCGGCACCCTTCGCGGTCAACGCCGCCCGCGAAGCCTTCGAGTCGGTGCCGACCCGCGTCGAGTGGGCCGCCCGGACGCTCGGCGCGAACCGCTTCGAGACGTTCCGGCGCGTGACCGCGCCGCTGGCGTGGCGCGGCGTCCTGACCGGCGGGGTGCTGGCGTGGGCGCGGGCCGTCTCGGAGTTCGGCGCGGTCGCAATCGTCGCCTACAGCGTCGAGTTCTTTTACCTCCCGAAGGGCGAGAGCCTCACCGCCCAGCACGCGCCGGTGTTCATCTACAACACCTACCTCTCGGCCGGACTCGACGAGTCGGGCGCGGTCGCAACCATCCTGCTGGCGCTCTCGGCGGCCATCTTCCTGCTGGTCCGGACCGTGGCGTACGACGACGGAGGGTGGCCGTGA
- a CDS encoding extracellular solute-binding protein — MREQRSRRQFLRVTGALGIAGLAGCTGGQSSDETTTEGGATTDDGTTTDGETATEEADDTPTAAADSMTIFHAGSLAPPFGAAEPKFEEKYGVSVEREAKGSVASTKKITTQGRKADVLGVSDFRLIRDRVVPEYGSWYAIFATNAMSLQYREDSPGADEIGPDNWWEVLSRDDVTVGHSDPAIDPGGYRAVMAMQLGKEQFEGERLYDESTFQKIRDNMTIPTGTETKLEGQLKSGKLDYALYYRSIASQSGLPYVDLQPHVDLSKLTTKYAKHYAKAKVETSAGTFTGAPIAYGVTVPSVAEAPVRGAQWVEYMTTDPGRQVLKDKGLIPKNPAVVTEGGDVPERVAEHAEAKTSVGPLEL; from the coding sequence ATGAGGGAACAACGCTCTCGACGGCAGTTCCTCCGCGTTACTGGTGCGCTCGGAATCGCGGGACTGGCTGGCTGTACCGGCGGCCAATCGTCCGACGAGACGACGACCGAAGGTGGAGCGACGACCGACGACGGGACCACGACCGACGGGGAGACGGCCACCGAGGAGGCCGACGACACCCCGACGGCCGCCGCCGACTCGATGACCATCTTCCACGCCGGAAGCCTCGCGCCGCCGTTCGGTGCGGCCGAACCGAAGTTCGAGGAGAAGTACGGCGTGTCGGTCGAACGGGAGGCCAAGGGGTCGGTCGCCTCCACCAAGAAAATCACGACGCAGGGCCGGAAAGCCGACGTGCTGGGCGTCTCGGACTTCCGACTCATCCGTGACCGCGTGGTTCCGGAGTACGGCAGTTGGTACGCCATCTTCGCCACCAACGCGATGTCGCTCCAGTACCGCGAGGACTCGCCCGGCGCGGACGAAATCGGTCCCGACAACTGGTGGGAAGTCCTCTCCCGAGACGACGTGACCGTCGGCCACAGCGACCCCGCAATCGACCCCGGCGGCTACCGGGCGGTCATGGCGATGCAGTTGGGCAAAGAGCAGTTCGAGGGCGAGCGACTCTACGACGAATCGACGTTCCAGAAGATTCGGGACAACATGACGATTCCGACCGGCACCGAGACCAAACTGGAGGGCCAACTCAAGTCGGGCAAACTCGACTACGCGCTCTACTACCGCTCTATCGCCTCCCAGTCGGGCCTGCCCTACGTGGACCTTCAACCCCACGTGGACCTCTCGAAACTCACCACGAAGTACGCCAAACACTACGCCAAGGCGAAAGTCGAGACGAGCGCCGGAACGTTCACGGGTGCGCCAATCGCCTACGGCGTCACGGTCCCGAGCGTGGCCGAGGCCCCTGTCCGGGGCGCGCAGTGGGTCGAGTACATGACTACCGACCCCGGCAGACAGGTTCTGAAGGACAAGGGTCTCATCCCGAAGAACCCCGCAGTCGTCACGGAGGGCGGCGACGTGCCCGAACGCGTCGCCGAGCACGCGGAGGCAAAGACTTCAGTGGGTCCGCTCGAACTGTAG
- a CDS encoding TOBE domain-containing protein — translation MDAGFEAHLRADGTEFDADDAELLRAVDEAGSLNRAADALGRSYSRAHQRLTALEDALGPLVVRQRGGSGGGGSELTDEARDLLARFERLRAEFTGTAEVEETVLSGEVVAREGELATVETDAGRVRALAPAADAEEVQVALRADAVTLNAPDDAPPAEATSARNRFDGEVAAIDAGEQVARVLVNVGADAPLAALVTMSSVEKLGLGEGSPVVASFKATATRASPRDV, via the coding sequence ATGGACGCCGGATTCGAGGCCCACCTCCGGGCCGACGGGACGGAGTTCGACGCCGACGACGCCGAACTCCTCCGGGCGGTGGACGAGGCGGGGTCGCTCAACCGGGCCGCAGACGCTCTCGGGCGGTCGTACTCCCGCGCTCACCAGCGACTCACGGCGCTCGAAGACGCCTTGGGTCCGCTGGTGGTCCGTCAGCGCGGCGGGTCGGGCGGCGGCGGGTCCGAACTCACCGACGAGGCCCGCGACCTGTTGGCCCGGTTCGAGCGCCTCCGCGCGGAGTTCACCGGTACCGCGGAGGTCGAGGAGACGGTCCTGTCGGGCGAAGTCGTGGCCCGCGAGGGGGAACTGGCGACGGTCGAAACCGACGCCGGGCGGGTGCGTGCGCTCGCTCCCGCCGCCGACGCCGAGGAGGTGCAGGTCGCACTCCGGGCCGACGCGGTGACGCTCAACGCGCCCGACGACGCGCCGCCCGCGGAGGCCACCAGCGCCCGGAATCGCTTCGACGGCGAAGTCGCGGCCATCGACGCCGGGGAGCAGGTCGCGCGCGTCCTCGTGAACGTGGGCGCGGACGCGCCGCTGGCGGCGCTGGTCACGATGTCGAGCGTCGAGAAACTGGGATTGGGCGAGGGGTCGCCGGTCGTCGCGTCGTTCAAGGCGACCGCGACACGGGCGAGTCCGCGCGATGTGTGA
- a CDS encoding pyridoxamine 5'-phosphate oxidase family protein: protein MDAALMCDDEVNSFLRDCNSGTLSLTDGRETYAFPESFGYDGDDLYFQFVHADASDKMSFVETTDVATFTTFTDDNPAFSVIARGRLVPVPDEETSRASSVFAENCDVPMLNVSVEKSVDELSFDFYRLRPDEISGRKFGDLVS, encoded by the coding sequence ATGGATGCCGCGCTGATGTGCGACGACGAGGTTAACTCGTTTCTCCGCGACTGTAACTCCGGAACCCTCTCGCTGACCGACGGGAGAGAAACCTACGCGTTCCCCGAATCGTTCGGCTACGACGGCGACGACCTGTACTTCCAGTTCGTCCACGCCGACGCCAGCGACAAGATGTCGTTCGTCGAGACCACCGACGTAGCCACGTTCACCACGTTCACGGACGACAACCCGGCGTTCAGCGTTATCGCTCGCGGCCGACTCGTTCCCGTCCCCGACGAGGAGACCAGTCGGGCGTCCAGCGTGTTCGCCGAAAACTGCGACGTTCCCATGCTCAACGTCTCCGTCGAGAAGTCGGTAGACGAACTCTCGTTCGACTTCTACCGGCTACGACCCGACGAGATTTCCGGGCGCAAGTTCGGCGACTTAGTTAGTTGA
- a CDS encoding carboxylate--amine ligase: protein MSLTNDDPPSVLVPTGVAPYSYPCLRSLGRRGVHTVAASEHDHVAVFGSRFCDETASLPSPDDDLLAYKDALVDLAAREDVRTVIPVREYDAYLLSKYRDEFAAHVSVEVPPIETLERVHDRVKLAETAESAGVPVPETRPFDAVDDWTGERIVKSRYNLLADEYVDTHGPSEAEEVNNVTHVRPGEEPDRETMLAEMRHDPIVQEFVPTSDEYMFAALYDSGEPVATFQHRQIRGNSYTGGGGVYRESTYDPDLEKAARDLLGELDWHGLACIEYMEHAETGEFFLTEINPRMWQSLPSTVQAGADFPHYYWLQSQGRRDDIDPDFELGVGSHLLYGEFGYLVSVLRDESPFVERPTLGKTAWEIGESVVRQPRFDFLRLDDPRPFVSGVVQTLSKSE, encoded by the coding sequence ATGTCGCTGACTAACGACGACCCGCCGTCGGTCCTCGTGCCGACGGGTGTCGCGCCGTACAGTTACCCCTGTCTGCGGTCGCTGGGTCGCCGGGGCGTCCACACCGTCGCGGCGTCCGAACACGACCACGTTGCCGTGTTCGGGTCGCGGTTCTGCGACGAAACCGCCTCGCTCCCGTCGCCGGACGACGACCTGCTGGCCTACAAGGACGCGCTCGTGGACCTCGCCGCGCGCGAGGACGTGCGGACCGTGATTCCCGTCCGGGAGTACGACGCCTACCTGCTCTCGAAGTACCGCGACGAGTTCGCCGCCCACGTCTCGGTCGAAGTCCCGCCAATCGAGACGTTAGAACGGGTCCACGACCGGGTGAAACTCGCCGAGACCGCCGAGTCCGCGGGCGTGCCGGTGCCCGAGACCCGTCCCTTCGACGCGGTGGACGACTGGACCGGCGAGCGCATCGTCAAGTCCCGGTACAACCTGCTCGCCGACGAGTACGTGGACACTCACGGACCGAGCGAGGCCGAGGAGGTCAACAACGTCACCCACGTCCGACCGGGCGAGGAACCCGACCGCGAGACGATGCTGGCCGAGATGAGACACGACCCCATCGTGCAGGAGTTCGTCCCCACCAGCGACGAGTACATGTTCGCGGCGCTGTACGACAGCGGCGAACCGGTCGCCACGTTCCAGCACCGCCAGATTCGGGGCAACTCCTACACCGGGGGCGGCGGAGTCTACCGGGAATCGACCTACGACCCGGACCTCGAAAAGGCGGCCCGCGACCTGCTCGGCGAACTCGACTGGCACGGACTGGCCTGCATCGAGTACATGGAACACGCCGAGACGGGCGAGTTCTTCCTGACCGAAATCAACCCCCGGATGTGGCAGTCGCTCCCCTCGACGGTGCAGGCGGGCGCGGACTTCCCGCACTACTACTGGTTGCAGTCGCAGGGACGACGGGACGACATCGACCCCGACTTCGAACTCGGCGTCGGGAGTCACCTGCTCTACGGCGAATTCGGCTACCTCGTGAGCGTCCTCCGGGACGAATCGCCGTTCGTAGAGCGACCGACCCTCGGGAAGACCGCTTGGGAAATCGGCGAGTCGGTCGTCCGGCAACCCCGCTTCGACTTCCTGCGGTTGGACGACCCCCGGCCGTTCGTGAGTGGCGTGGTCCAGACGCTCTCGAAGAGCGAGTGA
- a CDS encoding dihydrodipicolinate synthase family protein, translating to MYGTGVPLITPFDEDGELDAERLGELVNWVEDGGVDFIVPCGSNSEAELMGVEERARVVEVVADETDLPIVAGTGHPGLRETLRQTDLADEAGADAALVVTPFYYHHDGEALEDYYREVADRSPIPVYLYSVPAYTGVQLSPEVAGRLADHDNVAGMKDSSGDVETLQRERRLTEDAEFDLFVGSGSVYAHALESGADGGILGLANVAPERASEIFKLHQAGEDAAARRLNAELVELNRAVTSKHGVPGAKAAMAERGVSAGYPRSPHREVGDDVRAEIAELVEDATP from the coding sequence ATGTACGGAACCGGCGTGCCGCTGATTACGCCCTTCGACGAGGACGGAGAACTCGACGCCGAACGACTCGGCGAACTCGTCAACTGGGTCGAAGACGGCGGCGTGGACTTCATCGTTCCCTGCGGGTCGAACAGCGAGGCCGAACTGATGGGCGTCGAGGAGCGCGCTCGCGTGGTCGAAGTGGTCGCCGACGAGACCGACCTGCCAATCGTCGCGGGCACCGGCCACCCCGGACTGAGAGAGACGCTCCGTCAGACCGACCTCGCGGACGAGGCGGGCGCGGACGCCGCGCTGGTGGTGACGCCGTTCTACTACCACCACGACGGCGAGGCGCTGGAGGACTACTACCGCGAGGTGGCTGACAGGAGTCCGATTCCGGTCTACCTCTACAGCGTCCCGGCGTACACCGGCGTCCAACTGTCGCCGGAGGTGGCCGGCCGACTCGCCGACCACGACAACGTGGCCGGGATGAAGGATTCGAGCGGCGACGTGGAGACGCTCCAGCGCGAGCGCAGACTGACCGAGGACGCGGAGTTCGACCTCTTCGTCGGGAGCGGGAGCGTCTACGCCCACGCGCTCGAATCGGGTGCCGACGGCGGGATTCTCGGACTGGCGAACGTCGCGCCCGAGCGCGCCAGCGAGATTTTCAAACTCCATCAGGCGGGCGAGGACGCCGCGGCCCGGCGACTCAACGCCGAACTGGTTGAACTCAACCGGGCCGTCACCTCGAAGCACGGCGTGCCGGGCGCGAAGGCGGCGATGGCCGAGCGAGGCGTCTCGGCGGGGTATCCGCGCAGTCCCCACCGGGAGGTCGGCGACGACGTGCGCGCGGAAATCGCCGAACTGGTCGAAGACGCCACGCCGTAG
- a CDS encoding potassium channel family protein: MRFVIVGAGRVGLRTARILQEEGHEVTLVEDDTDKAEHGRKEGFVVIEGDGASEEILEQTDLETADAVGGLTGDLNVNFAACMIGKHYGCRTVLRIDEDYREDIYHKFADDVDEVVYPERLGAAGAKTALLGGNFNVIADLTAELQLTTVVVPDGSPVVGQQVSAVELPEDARIYAHGRARERMTIPLPNTTIEGGDQLAVIADQMAVTDVRQRLQGEAAETAE; the protein is encoded by the coding sequence ATGAGGTTTGTTATCGTTGGTGCAGGCAGAGTCGGCCTGCGCACCGCCCGCATCCTGCAGGAGGAAGGCCACGAGGTGACGCTCGTAGAGGACGACACCGACAAGGCCGAACACGGCCGAAAGGAGGGGTTCGTAGTCATCGAAGGCGACGGGGCCAGCGAGGAGATACTCGAACAGACCGACCTCGAAACCGCCGATGCCGTCGGGGGGTTGACCGGCGACCTGAACGTCAACTTCGCCGCGTGCATGATTGGCAAACACTACGGGTGTCGGACCGTCCTGCGAATCGACGAGGACTACCGCGAGGACATCTACCACAAGTTCGCCGACGACGTGGACGAGGTGGTCTACCCCGAGCGTCTCGGCGCGGCGGGTGCCAAGACCGCACTGCTCGGCGGAAACTTCAACGTCATCGCGGACCTGACCGCGGAACTCCAGTTGACCACGGTGGTCGTTCCCGACGGGTCGCCGGTCGTCGGCCAGCAGGTCAGCGCGGTCGAACTGCCGGAGGACGCGCGCATCTACGCCCACGGCCGGGCGCGTGAGCGCATGACGATTCCGCTCCCGAACACGACTATCGAGGGCGGCGACCAACTCGCGGTCATCGCCGACCAGATGGCCGTGACGGACGTGCGCCAGCGTCTCCAAGGCGAGGCGGCGGAGACGGCCGAGTAA
- a CDS encoding response regulator transcription factor, whose translation MSKPPTVLIVDDNRPLADGFARALPEEYEVLTAYTGEEARESFHDDVDAILLDRRLPDASGDELLAEIRDGEYDCPVAIVSADEPSGNLDCDTYLTKPLAGVEVVRETVADLLDGAVSN comes from the coding sequence ATGAGCAAACCACCGACCGTACTGATTGTAGACGACAATCGCCCGCTTGCGGACGGTTTCGCTCGTGCGCTCCCCGAAGAGTACGAGGTGCTGACGGCCTACACCGGCGAAGAGGCCCGAGAGTCGTTCCACGACGACGTGGACGCGATACTGCTCGACCGCCGCCTGCCCGACGCTTCCGGCGACGAACTTCTCGCGGAGATTCGAGACGGGGAGTACGACTGTCCGGTCGCCATCGTCTCGGCCGACGAACCGTCCGGCAACCTCGACTGTGACACCTACCTCACCAAACCGCTCGCCGGGGTCGAAGTCGTCCGCGAGACGGTGGCCGACCTACTCGACGGAGCCGTCTCGAACTGA